One genomic region from Arthrobacter sp. FB24 encodes:
- the zapE gene encoding cell division protein ZapE, which yields MVQIEQLSARTPSVSVDELLKGFYPSPRFGEVSFASYRPDLSQPSQAAAVTALESFATGVGANGNSGLFKKLFAKKDTSRAGIYLDGGFGVGKTHLLASLWHASPGPKAFGTFVEYTNLVGALSFRKTVEALSNYKLVCIDEFELDDPGDTVLMSRLMRELADAGVKLAATSNTLPGSLGDGRFAAVDFQREIQVLADQFDVVRIDGEDFRHRGLPAAPAPLKNEDLTHHMQAEFHGKTVARDDFKTLINHLAGVHPSRYRQLLAGIEGVVWRDVETITEQAVALRFVVLADRLYDKDVPILASGVPFDQLFTEEMMTGGYTKKYYRAVSRLTALAREGQNHEPS from the coding sequence TTGGTACAGATCGAACAGCTCTCCGCGCGGACACCGTCGGTTTCCGTGGATGAACTCCTCAAGGGTTTCTATCCCTCCCCGCGGTTCGGAGAGGTTTCCTTTGCCAGCTACCGGCCCGATCTTTCGCAGCCGAGCCAGGCCGCTGCGGTGACGGCCCTGGAATCCTTCGCAACCGGCGTCGGCGCCAATGGAAACTCCGGACTTTTCAAAAAACTGTTTGCAAAGAAGGACACCTCCCGCGCCGGCATCTACCTGGACGGTGGCTTCGGCGTGGGCAAGACGCACCTGCTGGCGTCGCTCTGGCATGCATCACCCGGGCCGAAGGCTTTTGGCACCTTCGTTGAATACACCAATCTGGTTGGCGCACTCTCGTTCCGTAAGACTGTTGAAGCGCTGAGCAATTACAAGCTCGTGTGCATCGACGAATTCGAACTCGACGATCCGGGCGACACGGTCCTGATGTCACGGCTCATGCGGGAACTGGCTGACGCCGGGGTCAAGCTCGCCGCCACGTCCAACACCCTGCCCGGTTCCCTTGGGGACGGGAGGTTCGCTGCCGTCGACTTCCAGCGTGAGATCCAAGTTCTGGCAGATCAGTTCGACGTCGTCAGGATCGACGGCGAGGACTTCCGCCACCGCGGACTCCCGGCGGCGCCGGCGCCGTTGAAGAATGAAGACCTGACGCACCACATGCAGGCCGAATTCCATGGCAAGACCGTGGCGCGGGATGATTTCAAGACCCTTATCAACCACCTCGCCGGCGTCCACCCCAGCCGGTACCGGCAACTCCTGGCCGGCATCGAGGGCGTTGTGTGGCGTGATGTGGAAACCATCACGGAACAGGCTGTCGCCCTCCGCTTCGTGGTGCTGGCGGACCGGCTGTATGACAAGGACGTGCCCATCCTGGCCAGCGGGGTCCCGTTCGATCAGCTTTTCACCGAAGAGATGATGACCGGAGGCTACACCAAGAAGTACTACCGCGCGGTGTCCCGACTCACGGCGCTGGCACGCGAAGGCCAGAACCACGAACCGTCCTAG
- a CDS encoding antitoxin translates to MGILDDLKGKAQRLVGGNEQAIKDGIGKAGDFIDSKTGGKYADKIDTVQKGAAGLVDKVDPKPHPAPVEEPPVAGEPPVAGEPRP, encoded by the coding sequence GTGGGTATTCTTGACGATCTAAAGGGCAAGGCTCAGCGACTGGTTGGTGGCAATGAACAGGCCATCAAGGACGGCATCGGCAAAGCCGGTGATTTCATCGACTCAAAGACCGGCGGAAAGTACGCCGACAAGATCGATACCGTCCAGAAAGGCGCAGCCGGCCTCGTGGACAAGGTCGACCCGAAGCCGCACCCGGCTCCGGTCGAAGAACCTCCCGTCGCCGGAGAGCCCCCTGTAGCCGGGGAACCCCGGCCGTAG
- a CDS encoding PD-(D/E)XK nuclease family protein produces MTDPLLAHATEYGRMYARSTSESFSVPSITTVIGQQPHGLDGWFGYMGANSLASDPLLPGILGSPAKVRQAVSRAAKAAETYRDDAAKRGDRVHNYCEQVALRALGRPHQMKEMREALAANGEEAFAARFDEWWELFGVEPVAPEVTVWNKTVGYAGTLDLVARINGRTCIIDYKTKGTTRDGTVKPLDDKVVMQLVAGMKAEESLVDPVAGEWEPWQHGDSPILLAVAIGQTEVRPMRANPEVLKHHWWKFCALRRVWEMSADTSSAGTALLPVAPPSLPVAPPALQAVPGR; encoded by the coding sequence ATGACTGATCCACTCCTTGCCCACGCCACGGAATATGGCCGGATGTATGCACGCTCAACCTCCGAGTCGTTTTCCGTTCCGTCCATAACCACCGTCATCGGCCAGCAGCCGCACGGCCTTGACGGGTGGTTCGGGTACATGGGGGCGAACAGCCTTGCCAGCGATCCGCTGCTTCCCGGGATCCTGGGAAGTCCGGCCAAGGTCCGCCAGGCAGTCAGCCGCGCCGCGAAGGCCGCCGAAACCTACCGAGATGACGCCGCCAAGCGCGGAGACCGCGTGCACAACTACTGCGAACAGGTTGCGCTTCGGGCGCTCGGCCGGCCCCACCAGATGAAGGAAATGCGGGAGGCACTGGCAGCAAACGGCGAGGAAGCGTTCGCGGCGCGCTTTGATGAGTGGTGGGAACTCTTTGGCGTGGAGCCCGTTGCCCCGGAAGTCACCGTCTGGAACAAGACCGTGGGCTATGCCGGCACCCTTGACCTCGTGGCAAGGATCAACGGCCGGACCTGCATCATCGACTACAAGACCAAAGGCACCACCCGGGACGGAACTGTCAAGCCGCTGGACGACAAAGTGGTCATGCAGCTGGTGGCCGGAATGAAGGCGGAGGAAAGCCTCGTTGATCCTGTCGCGGGGGAGTGGGAACCCTGGCAGCACGGCGATTCCCCCATCCTGCTGGCGGTGGCAATCGGGCAGACGGAAGTCCGGCCGATGCGTGCCAACCCGGAGGTGCTTAAGCACCACTGGTGGAAGTTCTGCGCCCTGCGGCGGGTCTGGGAGATGTCGGCGGACACCTCCAGCGCCGGGACCGCCCTCCTTCCGGTGGCGCCGCCATCGTTGCCCGTGGCACCGCCCGCACTGCAGGCTGTGCCCGGCAGGTAG
- the def gene encoding peptide deformylase → MAILNIRIIGDPVLRTVADPVTEFGPELAKLVADMTETMEDVDGAGLAAPQVGVSKRVFTYRIGGVEGHIINPVLENSEDFQPDEVEGCLSIPGLGFPVRRRRATRVTGVDLHGHPVTVDGEGMLARCFQHETDHLDGILFTDRLEGEDRKAALRSIRNANYDAITERTTSKRAKTVGSSFGGGSFGGGSFGAAE, encoded by the coding sequence ATGGCCATTTTGAATATCCGCATCATCGGCGACCCTGTGCTGCGCACAGTGGCCGACCCCGTGACGGAATTCGGGCCGGAGCTCGCAAAACTCGTTGCCGACATGACCGAGACCATGGAGGACGTGGACGGCGCGGGCCTGGCCGCCCCGCAGGTTGGCGTCAGCAAGAGGGTTTTCACTTACCGCATCGGCGGGGTGGAAGGCCACATCATCAACCCGGTGCTGGAAAACAGCGAGGACTTCCAGCCGGACGAAGTGGAAGGCTGCCTGTCCATCCCCGGCCTTGGCTTCCCCGTCCGGCGCCGCCGCGCTACCCGGGTCACCGGGGTCGACCTCCATGGACATCCCGTCACCGTGGACGGCGAGGGCATGCTGGCCCGTTGCTTCCAGCACGAAACAGACCACCTCGACGGCATCCTCTTCACGGACAGGCTCGAAGGCGAAGACCGCAAGGCTGCCCTGCGTTCCATCCGCAATGCCAACTACGACGCGATTACCGAACGGACGACGTCGAAGCGGGCGAAGACTGTTGGTTCCAGTTTCGGGGGCGGCAGCTTCGGCGGCGGCAGCTTCGGCGCCGCCGAGTGA
- the fmt gene encoding methionyl-tRNA formyltransferase, translated as MRVLFAGTPAVAVPSLDALVQAGFDVVAVLTRPDAPVGRKRVLTPSPVAARAAELGIEVIHAAKVDAEVTARIAAAAPDAAAIVAYGGLIPRAALDVPRHGWINLHFSLLPAWRGAAPVQRAVMAGDDITGAVTFLLEEGLDTGPVFGTLTESVRPDDTSGELLERLSHSGAALLAQTLSAIEAGRAVAVPQSGDVSLAPKLGIDDGRIDWHEPALAIGRRARGVTPEPGAWTTLDGQRVKLEPVALRTDAPALQPGQVLLDGKSVLVGTGSHPVELTRIQPSGKKMMAAADWARGQVALEGVVFE; from the coding sequence GTGAGGGTGCTGTTCGCCGGTACGCCGGCTGTCGCGGTACCGTCCCTGGACGCTTTAGTGCAGGCCGGCTTCGACGTCGTTGCCGTCCTGACCCGGCCGGACGCCCCGGTCGGACGCAAGCGCGTGCTCACGCCGTCGCCCGTTGCGGCGCGCGCCGCCGAACTCGGCATTGAGGTGATCCACGCCGCGAAGGTGGACGCTGAAGTGACTGCCAGGATAGCTGCCGCAGCGCCGGACGCAGCCGCCATCGTGGCCTACGGAGGCCTCATCCCGCGCGCAGCGCTGGACGTTCCGCGGCACGGCTGGATCAACCTGCACTTTTCCCTGCTGCCCGCCTGGCGGGGGGCTGCCCCGGTGCAGCGTGCCGTGATGGCCGGCGACGACATCACCGGCGCCGTGACGTTCCTCCTCGAAGAAGGGTTGGACACCGGCCCGGTTTTCGGGACCCTCACCGAGTCGGTCCGGCCCGATGACACCTCCGGTGAACTCCTGGAACGGTTGTCGCACAGCGGTGCGGCGCTGCTCGCCCAGACGCTTTCCGCCATAGAAGCGGGACGGGCCGTAGCCGTTCCGCAGTCGGGGGACGTGTCCCTGGCTCCCAAACTCGGCATCGACGACGGCCGGATCGACTGGCACGAGCCCGCCCTCGCCATCGGGCGCAGGGCGCGCGGCGTCACGCCTGAACCCGGCGCCTGGACAACGTTGGACGGACAGCGGGTCAAACTCGAACCTGTTGCGCTCCGGACCGATGCGCCGGCGCTGCAGCCGGGCCAGGTGCTGCTTGACGGAAAGAGCGTTTTGGTGGGTACGGGTTCCCATCCCGTTGAACTGACGCGGATACAGCCCTCGGGCAAGAAGATGATGGCCGCCGCCGACTGGGCGCGCGGACAAGTGGCACTGGAAGGCGTGGTATTCGAATGA
- a CDS encoding RsmB/NOP family class I SAM-dependent RNA methyltransferase, translating to MSESGTGGSGRGRGPRQGGASGGGQSGGSSSGRRQGSQRDAQGRERNRGPKRNFSENAPSQRTRRADPARLVAFEVLRAVASEDAYANLVLPARIRHHGLDKRDAGFATELSYGALRGQGTYDAVLARCVDRPLDQLDPAILDALRIGAHQLLAMRVPAHAALDQTVGLARAVIGAGPSALINAVLRKVSAHTLDEWLELLLSDEQDETRVASIRYAHPEWIVRALRQSLVAHGRPVTEINELLEADNAAPVVNLVALPGLGSLDEALEGGATAGELVEGSALSSGGDLGRLASVREGSTRVQDVGSQLVARAMAAVDLNSGDLHAPGPESADGQSGAKGGEKWLDLCAGPGGKAALLGALARQQGATLLANEPAPHRAKLVRQALAAVPHEVWHVRTGDGRDVGTEMAGTFDRVLVDVPCSGLGALRRRPESRWRRTPKDLADLGPLQRELLKSALDAVRPGGVVAYVTCSPHPAETTAVVTDALRKRDDLELLDAGAALDKVSLPGHLEAGHEMTAQLWPHVHRTDAMFLALIHKKS from the coding sequence ATGAGCGAGTCCGGAACGGGCGGCAGCGGCCGCGGCAGGGGTCCCCGTCAGGGGGGAGCAAGCGGCGGCGGGCAGTCCGGCGGGTCTTCCTCCGGTCGCCGCCAAGGCAGCCAGCGCGACGCCCAGGGCCGGGAGCGCAACCGCGGGCCGAAGCGGAATTTCAGCGAGAACGCCCCTTCGCAGCGTACGCGGCGTGCCGACCCCGCCCGCCTGGTGGCTTTTGAAGTCCTGCGTGCCGTCGCATCGGAAGACGCCTACGCAAACCTCGTCCTGCCGGCCCGGATCCGCCACCACGGCCTGGACAAGCGGGACGCCGGGTTCGCTACCGAACTGAGCTACGGGGCGCTGCGCGGGCAGGGAACCTATGACGCCGTCCTGGCCCGCTGCGTCGACCGGCCGCTGGACCAGCTGGATCCTGCCATCCTGGATGCCCTGCGGATCGGCGCCCACCAGCTGCTGGCCATGCGAGTGCCCGCCCACGCCGCCCTGGACCAGACCGTTGGACTGGCCCGTGCGGTCATCGGCGCCGGCCCATCAGCCTTGATCAACGCCGTCCTGCGCAAGGTCTCGGCCCACACGCTGGACGAGTGGCTGGAGCTGCTGCTCAGCGACGAGCAGGACGAAACCCGGGTGGCCTCCATCCGCTACGCCCACCCGGAGTGGATTGTCCGCGCCCTGCGGCAGTCGCTGGTGGCGCACGGACGCCCGGTCACCGAAATCAACGAACTCCTTGAAGCTGACAACGCTGCGCCGGTAGTGAACCTTGTTGCGCTGCCCGGACTGGGGAGCCTGGACGAAGCCCTGGAGGGCGGGGCCACGGCCGGTGAACTCGTGGAAGGCTCGGCGCTCTCCAGCGGCGGGGACCTCGGCCGGCTGGCGTCGGTGCGTGAAGGCAGCACCAGGGTGCAGGACGTGGGCTCGCAGCTGGTTGCCCGCGCCATGGCTGCCGTGGACCTGAATTCCGGGGATCTGCATGCCCCGGGTCCGGAGAGTGCGGACGGACAGTCCGGCGCCAAGGGCGGCGAAAAATGGCTGGACCTCTGCGCCGGACCGGGCGGCAAGGCCGCCCTGCTGGGTGCCCTCGCCCGGCAGCAGGGCGCAACCCTGCTGGCCAACGAACCCGCCCCGCACCGTGCCAAGCTGGTCCGGCAGGCCCTGGCCGCGGTCCCTCACGAGGTCTGGCATGTCCGGACCGGGGACGGCCGCGACGTCGGAACTGAAATGGCGGGGACTTTCGACCGCGTTCTCGTCGACGTACCCTGCAGCGGACTTGGCGCCTTGCGGCGCAGGCCGGAGTCGCGGTGGCGGCGCACACCCAAGGACCTCGCGGACCTGGGCCCGCTCCAGCGCGAACTGCTTAAGTCAGCCTTGGATGCCGTCAGGCCCGGCGGCGTGGTGGCCTACGTGACGTGCTCGCCGCACCCCGCCGAAACCACCGCCGTCGTGACCGACGCGCTGCGCAAACGCGACGACCTGGAACTGCTCGATGCCGGCGCCGCCTTGGACAAAGTCAGCCTGCCCGGGCATCTTGAGGCCGGCCACGAAATGACGGCCCAGCTGTGGCCGCATGTGCACCGGACTGACGCCATGTTCCTGGCCCTCATCCACAAGAAATCCTGA
- the rpe gene encoding ribulose-phosphate 3-epimerase gives MAQCCINPSILSADFVNLEAELHRISNADAVHVDVMDNHFVPNLTIGLPVVQRIQAVSPVPLDAHLMIADADRWAPAFADAGLASVTFHVEASIAPIKLARELRARGAKAGMALRPGTPVEPYLDMLSELDLLLIMTVEPGFGGQSFLDLTLPKIRRARAAIDGSGTGVALQVDGGITEETIVRAAEAGANVFVAGSAVYGAEDPAAAIDRLRAAGSRAVPAVARSVSES, from the coding sequence ATGGCTCAGTGCTGCATCAACCCCAGCATTCTCTCCGCCGACTTCGTCAACCTGGAGGCGGAGCTGCACAGAATCAGCAACGCCGATGCCGTCCACGTTGACGTCATGGACAACCACTTTGTGCCGAACCTGACCATCGGACTGCCCGTGGTCCAGCGCATCCAGGCCGTCAGCCCGGTGCCGCTGGATGCACACCTGATGATCGCCGACGCGGACCGCTGGGCGCCAGCCTTCGCCGACGCCGGACTCGCCTCCGTCACGTTCCACGTTGAAGCGTCGATCGCGCCCATCAAACTGGCACGGGAGCTTCGCGCACGCGGCGCCAAGGCCGGAATGGCGCTGCGTCCCGGTACGCCGGTGGAACCCTACCTGGACATGCTGTCGGAACTGGACCTCCTGCTGATCATGACCGTGGAACCAGGCTTCGGCGGCCAGTCGTTCCTGGACCTGACCCTCCCGAAGATCAGGCGTGCCCGGGCGGCGATCGACGGTTCCGGCACCGGGGTGGCGCTGCAGGTGGACGGCGGCATCACCGAGGAGACCATTGTCCGGGCGGCCGAGGCAGGAGCCAACGTCTTCGTGGCAGGCTCGGCGGTGTACGGTGCGGAGGACCCGGCGGCAGCGATTGACCGCCTCCGGGCAGCCGGCTCACGCGCGGTTCCGGCCGTGGCACGCTCTGTTTCGGAATCATGA